The DNA sequence GATCGGCCGGGCGCTACGCAGCGACCGCCTCGGGGAAACCCTCCTTCCCAAGCGGATCGCCCTCCCCGTGTTCGCGTCCGACCCGCTCTCCTCGGTGGCATATGCCCCCGGCGAGGTCCTGCTGGTCCTGTCGATCGCAGGCGTGTCGGCGTACCAATTCAGCCCCTGGATCGCCGTCGCGGTGGTCGTGCTGATGTTCACGGTGGTCGCCTCCTACCGGCAGAACGTCCACGCCTACCCCAGCGGCGGCGGCGACTACGAGGTCGCCAACACCAACCTCGGGCCCAGGGCCGGCCTCACGGTCGCGAGCGCCCTGCTCGTCGACTACGTCCTCACGGTCGCCGTGTCGGTCTCCTCGGGCGTCGAGAACCTCGGCTCCGCGGTCGATTTCGTCATCGAGCACAAAGTGCTCTCGGCGATCATCGTGATCCTGCTGCTCACGCTGATGAACCTGCGCGGCGTGAAGGAATCCGGGAACCTCTTCGCCATCCCGACCTACGTGTTCGTCGGCGCCGTCTTCGTGATGATCGCGTGGGGTGCCTGGCGCGGCCTGGTCACGGGCGACACCATGGAGGCTCCGACGGCCGGCCTGGAGATCAAACCCGAACACGAGGGGCTCGCCGGATTCGCGCTGGTCTTCCTGCTGCTGCGCGCCTTCTCCTCCGGCTGCGCCGCGCTGACGGGCGTCGAGGCCATCAGCAACGGCGTACCCGCCTTCCGCAAGCCCAAGAGCAAGAACGCGGCCACCACCCTCGCCCTCATGGGAGGCCTGGCCGTCACGATGTTCTGCGGGATCATCGGCCTGGCCATGGCCACCGACGTCAAGATGGCGGAGAAGCCCGCCACGGACCTGCTGGAGAACGGCGTCCCGGTCGGTACCGGCTACGTCCAGCACCCGGTCATCTCCCAGGTCGCCGAGGCCGTCTTCGGCAACGGCAGCTTCCTCTTCATCGTGCTCGCCGCGGCCACCGCGCTGGTCCTCTTCCTCGCCGCGAACACCGCGTACAACGGCTTCCCGCTGCTCGGCTCGATCCTCGCCCAGGACCGCTACCTGCCGCGCCAGCTGCACACCCGCGGCGACCGCCTCGCCTTCTCCAACGGCATCGTGCTGCTCGCGGGCGCCGCGATGCTGCTCGTGTGGATCTACGACGCCGACTCGACGAAGCTGATCCAGCTCTACATCGTCGGCGTCTTCGTCTCCTTCACGCTGAGCCAGATCGGCATGGTCCGGCACTGGAACCGCCACCTGCGCGCGGAGCGCGACCAGGCCGCCCGCCGCCGGATGCACCGGTCCCGGGCGATCAACACCTTCGGCGCCTTCTTCACCGGCATGGTGCTGGTGGTCGTCCTGGCCACCAAGTTCACCCACGGCGCCTGGGTCGCCCTGCTCGGAATGGTCATCTTCTACGGAACGATGTCCGCGATCCGCAAGCACTACGACCGGGTCTCCGAGGAGATCGCCGCCGCCGAGGGCCCGAGCGACGACAGCGTGCGCCCCTCGCGGGTCCACTCCATCGTCCTGGTCTCCAAGGTCCACAAGCCCACTCTGCGCGCCCTGGCCTTCGCCAAGCTGACCCGCTCGGACCGGCTGGAGGCGCTCAGCATCAGCGTCGACCCGGCCGAGACCAAGGCCCTGCGCGAGGAGTGGGAGCGGCGCGGCATCAACGTCCCGCTCAAGATCCTGGACTCCCCGTACCGCGAGATCACCCGCCCGGTCGTCGAGTACGTGAAGGGCCTGCGCAGCGAGAACCCGCGCGACGCCGTCAGCGTGTACATCCCCGAGTACGTGGTCGGACGCTGGTACGAGCACCTGCTGCACAACCAGAGCGCGCTGCGCCTCAAGGGCCGGCTGCTCTTCACCCCCGGCGTGATGGTCACCTCGGTGCCCTACCAGCTGGAGTCCTCGGAGCTGGCGAAGAAGCGGGCGAAGAAGCGTGCGGAGTGGAACGCCCCGGGCGCGGTGCGCCGCGGGCCGGTCGACACCCCGCGTCCGCGTCCGAAGGACCCGGCGGGGAAGTAGGTCCGCAGCCCGCGCATCGGGTTGGCGAACGGCCGGACGAGATCCACGTAAACTGGTGGGTCGGTCGTCCGGCCGTTCCTTTTCGATTCTGATCTTCTGATCCACATCTCCTTGGAGTCTCCCCACCATGACGAGCGAGCAGAACGAGAAGCAGTCACTGGTCGGGGAGGAGTACGAGGTCGAGGTCGGCCCCGTCGCGCACGGCGGGCACTGCATCGCCCGGACCGCCGAGGGCCGTGTCCTGTTCGTCCGGCACACGCTGCCCGGCGAGAAGATCGTCGCGCGCGTGACCGAGGGCGACGCCGACTCCCGCTTCCTGCGCGCCGACGCCATCACCGTCCTCGACCCCTCCAAGGACCGCGTCGAGGCCCCCTGCCCCTACGCCGGCCCCGGCGCGTGCGGTGGCTGCGACTGGCAGCACGCCAAGCCGGGCGCCCAGCGCCGGCTCAAGGGCGAGGTCATCGCCGAGCAGCTGCTGCGACTCGCCGGGCTCACCCCGGAGCAGGCCGGCTGGGACGGTACGGTCATGCCGGCCGAGGGCGACAAGGTGCCCGCCGGGCAGGTCCCGCAGTGGCGCACCCGCGTGCAGTACGCGATCGACGAGGACGGCGTCGTGGGCCTGCGCAAGCACCGCTCGCACGACATCCAGCCGGTCGACCACTGCATGATCGCGGCTCCGGGCGTCACCGAGCTCGGCATCGAGCAGCAGGACTGGCCCCAGATGGCCACCGTCGAGGCCATCGCCGCCACGGGCTCCGGTGACCGCCAGGTCGTCCTGACCCCGCGCCCGGGCGGCCGCCTCCCCCTCGTCGAACTCGACAAGCCGGTCTCGGTCCTGCGCGTCGAGGAGAAGGACGGCGGGGTCCACCGCGTCCACGGCCGCCCCTTCGTGCGCGAGCGCGCGGACGGCCGTACGTACCGCGTGGGCATGGGCGGCTTCTGGCAGGTCCACCCGCAGGCCGCGGACACCCTGATCAAGGCCGTCATGCAGGGCCTGATGCCGCGCAAGGGCGAGATGGCCCTCGACCTCTACTGCGGCGTCGGCATCTTCGCGGGCGCCCTCGCGGAACGCCTCGGCGAGACGGGCGCCGTCCTCGGCATCGAGTCGACGAAGCGCGCGGTGGAGGACGCCCGGCACAACCTCACGGACTTCCCCCGCGTCCGCATCGAGCAGGGCAAGGTCGAGCAGATCCTCCCGAAGACCGGCATCACCGAGTGCGACCTGGTCGTCCTGGACCCGCCCCGCGCGGGCGCGGGCAAGCAGACGGTCCGCCAGGTCGCCGGCCTCACCCCGCGCCGCATCGCCTACGTGGCCTGCGACCCGGCAGCCCTCGCCCGCGACCTGGCCTACTTCCAGGAGGCGGGCTACAAGGTCCGCACCCTGCGCGCCTTCGACCTCTTCCCGATGACGCACCACGTGGAGTGCGTGGCGATCCTGGAGCGGGTGGCGAAGGACGCCTGACCTGCGGGTTTGCCGGTGTGCGTTATGTGCACTGTGGGCGTTACGGGCGATATCTTGACGCTGATCTGACGCTCGTGACGCTCATTTGACGCTCGGCAGGCGCATTTCCTGAAGGGGTGTCAGCATTAGCTGACACTTCATCAGTCGTGAGGAGTTGTCTTGGACCGGGCCTGCGCCCGGTCGGGGAGGCGGCTTCTGCGAGCGCCGATCGAGCCCGGTGTCGGGCCCTTCGGCGCGTCGGGCGAATTTCACCGCGAACACTCTCTGTAGCGGAGAATGAAAATGTTCAGCATCACCACCCTGCTGATGACCCGCGTTTCTGGCCGGGGTGAGGCCGAAGGCCGCCACGGGTGGCTGCTGGCTGCTACCCCTCGGCCGTGCCGCACAGCCGTCGGTGGCAGAGCCCCTCAGTAGTGCCCGTGTTCTTGTGGGCCTGCCGAATACCTGGATGTGCGAGCCGACGATGCAGAAGATCGCCAGGGCGCGGAGTGCGACGCTCGTCTCCCGGGTCCGCCTGCCCAGCGGGTTCGCCGGGCGGAAGAGCACATAGGCACGGGCGGCGGGACGGTATGTCCCGTCGGCCCGGCCCGGCCCGGGGTGGGTGGCGGGTTCTGCCAGTCGGATGCTCGATGATCGTGCCGTGGCGCCGGTGCGCTGCTGTCAGGTGTCTTGAGGGCGTGAGAGAAAGTGATGGGGGATATGAAGGACACGGAAGGTCCGGTTGTGCCGGAAGTGGTGGACAGCCCTGCCCTTCGGGCCCAGCCGTCCGGCGGGCTGGCACGGTGGATGCTGCGGCACCAGGTGTAGCCGGTGGGCCGGCCGGTGAAGGGCATGCTGAGCCGCACGCGTGGTGGAAGGTGATGTGCCTGACCGGCGTTGAATACTTCTCCAGCCTCGCCTACGTCCCGGCGATCGCCGCACTTGCCGCCGGGGCGGTTTCGCCGCTGGCGACGCTGCTGATCGTGGCGCTGACACTGCTGGGCATGCTGCCGATGTACCGGCGGGTGGCGAAGGAGAGCCCGCACGGCGCCGGATCGGTGGCGATGCTGGAGGACCCTGCTGCCGTTCTGGCGGGGCAAGCTGATCGTGCTCATCCTCCTCGGCTTCGTGGCCACCTCCTGGATCATCACGATCACCCTCTCCACCGCAGACGCCTCCGTACATGTGGTGGAGAACCCCTTCTTCCCCGCCGTCCTGCACGGCCACGAGGTCGCCCTCACCATCGCGCTGCTGCTGGTCCTCGGAGGGGTGTTCCTGCTCGGGTTCCGCGAAGCGGTCAGCGTCGCCATCCCCCTAGTCGTGGTGTTCCTCGTGCTGAACGCGGTCGTCATCGGCATCGGCCTGACCTACGTGTTCACCACCCCGGGCGCCTGGTCCGCGTGGACCGATGCCCTCGCAGCGGGCGGGGGCGGCTTCGGTGACCTGCTGGGGCCGGCGCTGCTGGTGCTGGTGCTGGGCCTGTCGGGCTTCGAGACCGGCGTGAGCATGATGCCGCTCGTTGCCGCCGACGGGGCGGACGAGGAACAGCGGCTGCGCTCGCGGATCCGCAACACCCGCAGGCTGCGTCTTCACGCCCCGCATCTCAGCATGGACATGCTCACCAGGCGGCCCGGACGGCGATCAGTACCACGATCGAGCGATCACGAACCGAGGAAGATCGGACCTATCTCCCACTTGCAACACCAGAAACGCCATCAGCTCTACCCGTCGTATCACTTAACTCCCTTTGGCTCGCTTCGGGTTGGTCCCGCTGAAAAGAGTGCAGACCACGACGAAACCGATCAGTGCCGGGATGGGCATATGGCCTGCCGGCTGGTCGATGTCGTCGACGTACACCAGGGAGAGGACCGCCCACAGCGGAGTGCCGAGGATGAGCAGGGGATAGGTGTGGCGCTCGCCGAGTCCGCGCATTCCGGCCCACAGCAGCAGGGGCATGAGCAGCCAGGAGGCCACGACGGTGGCGCCGAACTCGGTCAGTCCCGACCATGAGTCCGGGTTGTCGGAACTTTGGTCGCGTGCCCAAGCCAACCCCGTGCTTAAGGTGAAGTGGCAGGCCGCGGTGGCGATGGCGGAGACGGCACCGCCTTTGATGTGCCGTGCGTATCTCATGGTGGTGTCCAGGTGTCAGGGAGCGGGCCCCCACCGGCATCTTCAAGGTGGGGGCCCGCACGGATGTTCCGGGGCTGGTTCGCCGTGGCGATCGTACTGTTTAGCGAAG is a window from the Streptomyces sp. NBC_01244 genome containing:
- a CDS encoding APC family permease, with translation MSKLTDVPKRILIGRALRSDRLGETLLPKRIALPVFASDPLSSVAYAPGEVLLVLSIAGVSAYQFSPWIAVAVVVLMFTVVASYRQNVHAYPSGGGDYEVANTNLGPRAGLTVASALLVDYVLTVAVSVSSGVENLGSAVDFVIEHKVLSAIIVILLLTLMNLRGVKESGNLFAIPTYVFVGAVFVMIAWGAWRGLVTGDTMEAPTAGLEIKPEHEGLAGFALVFLLLRAFSSGCAALTGVEAISNGVPAFRKPKSKNAATTLALMGGLAVTMFCGIIGLAMATDVKMAEKPATDLLENGVPVGTGYVQHPVISQVAEAVFGNGSFLFIVLAAATALVLFLAANTAYNGFPLLGSILAQDRYLPRQLHTRGDRLAFSNGIVLLAGAAMLLVWIYDADSTKLIQLYIVGVFVSFTLSQIGMVRHWNRHLRAERDQAARRRMHRSRAINTFGAFFTGMVLVVVLATKFTHGAWVALLGMVIFYGTMSAIRKHYDRVSEEIAAAEGPSDDSVRPSRVHSIVLVSKVHKPTLRALAFAKLTRSDRLEALSISVDPAETKALREEWERRGINVPLKILDSPYREITRPVVEYVKGLRSENPRDAVSVYIPEYVVGRWYEHLLHNQSALRLKGRLLFTPGVMVTSVPYQLESSELAKKRAKKRAEWNAPGAVRRGPVDTPRPRPKDPAGK
- a CDS encoding class I SAM-dependent RNA methyltransferase, whose protein sequence is MTSEQNEKQSLVGEEYEVEVGPVAHGGHCIARTAEGRVLFVRHTLPGEKIVARVTEGDADSRFLRADAITVLDPSKDRVEAPCPYAGPGACGGCDWQHAKPGAQRRLKGEVIAEQLLRLAGLTPEQAGWDGTVMPAEGDKVPAGQVPQWRTRVQYAIDEDGVVGLRKHRSHDIQPVDHCMIAAPGVTELGIEQQDWPQMATVEAIAATGSGDRQVVLTPRPGGRLPLVELDKPVSVLRVEEKDGGVHRVHGRPFVRERADGRTYRVGMGGFWQVHPQAADTLIKAVMQGLMPRKGEMALDLYCGVGIFAGALAERLGETGAVLGIESTKRAVEDARHNLTDFPRVRIEQGKVEQILPKTGITECDLVVLDPPRAGAGKQTVRQVAGLTPRRIAYVACDPAALARDLAYFQEAGYKVRTLRAFDLFPMTHHVECVAILERVAKDA